Proteins co-encoded in one Oncorhynchus kisutch isolate 150728-3 linkage group LG1, Okis_V2, whole genome shotgun sequence genomic window:
- the tcta gene encoding T-cell leukemia translocation-altered gene protein homolog isoform X1 encodes MEEPWDFEFLSRIVDGFVSFLSEFVDDWLANDMRVSIFKILFSWLVVSLIAIHFAWKFYGNTVNDMYYRQGTGGKNGGTPDTAPHRSGWESAAGDNLKTHRE; translated from the exons ATGGAAGAGCCCTGGGATTTCGAGTTTTTATCACGGATTGTGGACGGGTTTGTTTCGTTTCTTTCCGAATTTGTTGACGACTGGCTGGCTAATGATATGAGAGTGTCAATATTCAAGATATTGTTTAGTTGGCTCGTTGTCAGTCTCATTGCCATCCATTTCGCTTGGAAATTTTACGGAAACACTGTGAACGATATGTATTACCGACAAG GTACTGGTGGAAAGAATGGAGGCACACCTGACACTGCACCTCACAGGAGCGGATG GGAGAGTGCGGCAGGAGACAACCTCAAGACACATCGTGAGTGA
- the tcta gene encoding T-cell leukemia translocation-altered gene protein homolog isoform X2, with amino-acid sequence MEEPWDFEFLSRIVDGFVSFLSEFVDDWLANDMRVSIFKILFSWLVVSLIAIHFAWKFYGNTVNDMYYRQGTGGKNGGTPDTAPHRSGW; translated from the exons ATGGAAGAGCCCTGGGATTTCGAGTTTTTATCACGGATTGTGGACGGGTTTGTTTCGTTTCTTTCCGAATTTGTTGACGACTGGCTGGCTAATGATATGAGAGTGTCAATATTCAAGATATTGTTTAGTTGGCTCGTTGTCAGTCTCATTGCCATCCATTTCGCTTGGAAATTTTACGGAAACACTGTGAACGATATGTATTACCGACAAG GTACTGGTGGAAAGAATGGAGGCACACCTGACACTGCACCTCACAGGAGCGGATGGTAG